The segment aatCCATTGTTAAAAATTGGGAACTGAGGAAAAAATCAAGTCAGTATAAACAGGTTATAAGATGCGAGTTTGGTTTTAGCCGTGGTAGAATGGAAGGGAAACCTTAGGACATCCTATTTGGCAGTCTAAGAAGTTAGTTTCTTGATGAAATCTTGACTCTTGAACTAcatgttgttgttattattatttttattattttaatgggGACAacttgtggttttgttttggtttggttttcctaCCAGACTGCAATGTCAGGCTTATCAGACTTGCCGTAAAGGAAATCTCACTTGGTCTTATGTGGTTTTCTTTTACACTTGAGCTCATTCTAATtagttcatttttctgttctgttttgttttttcttagtCCACTGCTTGTCTTAGTGCTTACAGATtaaatctgcatttcttttaaaggatTTCCTGTGGTATCCAGAAGTTAATGGCTCTATGAGGCAGCGTATCAAATCTTGGACTGAGGTTAGTCTTCAACTGTTTATTTTAGGAAGATATTCTGACTTCTTCCTTTCATAAACATGGCTATAAATACAAAAAGGTTAGCAACTGCAGCATATCACGCTATATTCAGTCAGTTATGTAGCAGAGGTCTGAAATTCAGCATAAAAATAGTGAAAGGGAGCGTGTgtgcaaatatatatttattagcATCTCCTGTCTGCCAAGGATGACTTCACTTGGACCAAAAAAGGCCTCACcaaaccacaggaaaaaaaaacaaaacaaaaccaaacacctgCTTTCTAGGAGCAGGTTGATTCATCCCAGTAGGAACTGAAAGAATTTCTCATCTGATTTGCAACTTTTAAGTTCTCTTTCTCACTCTCTAAATTGATAGTGATTGCAAGTGCTTATCTGCTTTCGTTCTTGCAGATTCTATGACATGAAAATGTTGGTATTTGTGATATATCTGCAATCTGTTGTTATGTAACCACTAAATGATGGACAATTTTGAGCAACTGTTATTTCAAATGCAAGTCTTAGTTAACTTGATTAGTACATTAGATGATAACTATggtttctaaatattttagaactaatttatttctactttgtctCATAGGGTTCTGTGGCAAAACCTCATATAATTGTAGCAGGAGCTGCCACGGTAAGTTATGCATGTATGGGGCATGTGATTAAAGGTGGAAGTTCTAGTAGggtaatttttattctttcaagaTGGTTACGAGATAAAGCTGTTAATCCCAATTTATAGTAAAAATATACTCTCCGTGAAATTCCTGCCTATAGCAAGTGGTTAATTCTTAAGCATCAGATATATTTTGTTACAGCTGTGTGAAACACACCACTTGCTTTAAGAGCAGTTTAGTTCAGAGACAGTTCAGGTGTTCTACTGTTGTAGGAGATCAACATAAATCCATTGGGCTTTAGGAATCTGACTAAGGCTAGAATGTCTCTGCTCAGTCTTTCTACTGAATGGAATGTGCTTCTTAAAATGTATGTAAAAGTACTGCAGGTATTTTAGCTGTGTAGATTTAGCTATTGGGAGTCATACAGGTTCtgaatctttttatttcattctccaGTGGTCTATCAAGATTCACAATGGCAGCAACGAAGCCCTCACACAATATAAAATCAATATCACTTCAATTGCACCTCTTTTGGAAAAATTAGCAAAAAGTAGTGATGTTTACTGGATCTTGCAAGGTAAAGTAATGAACAGTAGGTAACAAGAATTCATGTTGTCACTGTCAGTTGAACCAGTCTCTCATAGGTTATGAAGAAATTAGCTGGTTTACTGCTGGTACTGCTGGTTTACAGAGTACATGCATTGGCTGAATTGCAGTGCAGCTTTTTGTGCAGTTATAACTAGCTGGCTCCTAACTAGCTGTTAGTAGTGATGgacattttcattctctcttgggaaatttttttaaaatgctgaactCTTGATTCTGAGTCTCTCTCAGACTCAGATGCTAGGactattttctgtcttcctgtGTTTGTGTTCCACTAAGTTTTCAAATTACATAAATAATGGAAGAGGTTCCACAAATGCAGCTTATGCATATCTACAATTAACTCTGGAGAATATTGAGAATTTAGTTCTCTGAAGACAAAACTTGCATCTGCACAGTTAGCATTGGTGAGTTAAGATCAGGAGCCAGAAATCATGGCCCAAAATGAGTCTGTGAGGTTTTTATCATAGCACCAACCTTCTTTAGCTTTTGTTCAACAAAACTCAGGTATGTCTTTGATGCTGAACAGTGAGTTGATAGGTTGAATGTGTTTTACGAGCCACGGAATGTTGCAGGTTGTTGTCATCTCCATGAGAAAGATAAGCAGGTTTTGAGCCCTGATAGCAATATACTCAGCTGTACCCTTAAAGTCATATGCGAGTTCCCATCAAAGGCAGTTCTATAGATTAACCTGGATcaacagattctttttttcacattacTTTCAAGACTAAATTTGTCTGTTACAAAAGCAATTAGCTGTCAGACGTGCTCTAACATTCTGTTGATAAAGATCCAGTCCATTTAAGTAATCTCTGAGCTCTTTATGatcataatggaaaaaataagagcagaaaCTGTACACAGAGTATAGTATACATATGGTCTGTGCACACAAGTTTGTATGGACTTGGATTATCCAAAATAGTCATGAGGCAGCTTGAGTAAATAACCTTATAGCTTTTAGTGTGTTTTACCGGAGTTATGAACATCAGCAGCTTTTCATAGTGACTTGGTGATTTTTTGATCTGGAATCCTTTGTAGCTTAGTGTTAAGTTCTAAGTAATCCATGAAGCCTGCAGACAGCTAAGTACTGCTCCAACCTGCTGAAAAACTGAGATTCTAATATCAGTTAAATTAGAATCAGCAGGAACAAGTGGAAAATGCTCGTGGAATTTGGCTTAGAGAATTGAGAAGCTGCAGCAACTAGAAGTGATTTCGTCTGCAGCAACTAGAGTTCTGAGATTATTCTTTTCCCCAGTGTATCTGTTTGCCTGTCTTCTATCATCTCGTTTTTGGAACCTTTACTTGGGGCATTCCATTTCTGAGAGAAGGCATAAGCAGCTCTACTCTATCACTGTGCTCCACATGGAGCACAAAGGCATTCATGTCTGGCCAAAGCTTTTTGATCTATTAGTACATGCACATAACTAGGGAATAACATTATGAATACTCCATTATAAACAACTCCAGTTACAGTAACGGTCACTGATTCCTCACTGGTTTTGCTATGCTATTAAACAGCTTTGAGTACCAAAATGAAAGGAACCTGTGCAATTTGAGCTAACCAAATGTATTTGTGATATAGACTCTTCATACAccaatttttttattctttcaaattCAGATCCTGTTTATGAAGATATGCTGAGTGAGAGTCGGAAAATGATCACTAATGAGAAAATAGATGCTTATAATGAAGCAGCTGTCCGTATTCTGAACAGCAGCTCCCGAAATTCAAAAGCTAAAGTTAAAGTGTTCAGTGTATCAAAACTGATAGCACAAGAAACCATTATGAAGTCTTCAGATGGCTTGCATCTACCTGAATCAAGCAGGGATATGGTAAGTATTTTTAGCACTGTTTGACGTTAAAAAGTAATaacagtaaaacagaatttcacGTGAATGTTTTGAAACAGCAGACAGTATGAATGTAGTGAGGACCTTCCTGTCCTTCAGGAGATCTTGCTCAGAAGATCCCAAAATGTCAGGcagttttgcttatttttgtttatcaAAGAGTGTGAAACAGATGAGAAAACGCACAGTATCGATTTTTCTCCATTGCGTGGAGTGCCAGTGACTTTAATTCTTGTATTATCTTTAAGCTACTAATACATATGCTTGTCTTGAGCCTCTCTGTGTGTGGTCAGTGTGCCCTCTCTGTGACTGAGTTCTCCTGCTGTGTCAGCATTAGTTCTGTTCCTTTGCAGGTTTCAGTTGCTTTTGAGTATTGGATGAGCTAGATATCATCTCACCACAGGTCTCATTGTTAGGTTGTAGACGTTTTCATTACCCTGCCCCTTGAGGACACTAATTTTGTGAGCTATTTTTCATGTATAGactagttatttatttatagctCCTTTTAGAGCCAATAGAGAGAACCCTTCTGTTGTAAGAATTACGTTCAAGTCATTACATTCAAGCCTTATCTCAGGAACCTAAGATTTTAGTCTTTGGAAGTAGTTATGGGCTTATGGGGATTCCTATGAATTTTTTCCTATGTGATGAGGGGGAAGTGCTTAGTTTTTCTGTCAATGCATGATCTAGTTAAAGAAAATTGTATatgatgaaaatatttagagATTAATTGGAAAACTGTCTATTTCTTTGACAGAATGCAATGATTCTTATGAATGTCTACTGCAATAAGATAATGAAGCCCATTGACggctcctgctgccagcctcagccTCCTCTCACCCTGATACAGAAAttagctttctgtttctttactttGTCCATTATTGGATATTTTGTTATCAGTTTAATTCATCGGAATAATTATCGAAAGAACAAATCATGCACTGACTTGGAAATCGGAGAGGAGAAGAAACCTACCATCAATACTCCTAGTGTTTCTACTTTAGAGATGCTGTTACACTGTTTCTGCAAACTTGGTCTAATCATGACCTATTTTTATCTATGTGACAGAGCAAATCTtttcatgaaggaaaataaattttatacaCACTCCTCTTTCTTCATACCAATCGTCTATATCTTGGTTTTGGGGGTATTTTATACCGAAAATACCAAAGAGGTAATGATCAAGTTGACATCCTATTTGTAATGTAGTTTGGCAGTTGGACTGTAGATTTCAGATTGCTGATTATTGAAAGTAAATTTTTTAATATCAATATAACTCAtctgcagaaaatacatttgcaaaCAATACAAAGTTTGTATGGAATTAGAtgtaaaattttctttaaagcatgTGGGTGTGAGTGTGTTTGGCCTTTGGTGCAGTCAGTTTTTAAGCAATTGTAGCTCAGGTATGTGAGAGGATAGATCACATTAACATGTCTATTTGCAAGAGGGCTTTTACAGTTTAGACCTATTTGCCCTTAAAGTGGTTTATTGTTTTGAACTTTTTCTCCTCGTTTTGTAGATGTTCATTGTACTTTTTGGAATAGCAAcactcttgttttgttttgcactaGACTAAAGTGTTAAATAGAGAACAGACTGATGAATGGAAGGGCTGGATGCAGCTTGTTATTTTGATTTATCATATCTCTGGAGCAAGCACTGTAAGTGAATTTCAAGGTTTCTTTGGGGGAATGCAAATTGGGCAGAAAGCACAAATACTTACTAGAATTGAATAGATGAATAATTAGTACTGTTGTTCTGGTAGTTTTAGAAATGATATTTGCAGAATTAGggtatttttcagtttcactgaTAAGAGCATGTTATGCATGACTCAACCAAATACAAAATGTACTTGATTTTTTGATGTAGAAGACCAcgttatttttaattgttagcAAAACGTTATGTTCAGAGCTCGAGGCTATTGAAGGTAAGCTTTCAAAGATCCTTACTTAACTCTATCTTAACTgattaaagaaaatggaaactgtaGAATGATAATAATAAACAGAATCTGAATACAGTTTGTGTAATAACATAAGAGAGCTCAAGGCAACAAAAGAGCTTAGTAAGAAACAAGAAGTGCagcatgtttcttttctttgctaaaCCTGATTTAGTGCAGTGCAGACAaaccaaaaaaggaaaaccaaaaacatTCATGTGGTCATTTATAAGAGGTACATTATTTTTCCCAACAGTTTTTGCCTGTGTACATGCACATTCGAGTTCTGGTGGCTGCATATCTGTTCCAAACAGGTTATGGGCACTTCTCATATTTTTGGATAAAAGGGGACTTTGGTGTGTACAGAGTGTGTCAGGTAAGGATATATTTATGTTTCTATAAGGAACTTTTTTTCAGGTAATAGAATATCTACAACACATTCGTGCTTCCTGAGTAGTGTCACGTTAGATTGCTTAACCAAAGTTTTCAGATCCCAAATGGATATTGTTTCAGTTCAGTCCAACACATTTAGTgtttatttgtaattattttgcaTGCGCAATGTTGTCATCAATGTAAAAAATGTTTGTAGGCCTTACAGAATACTTAACacgatttctttttttaatgtatagcAATGGAATTTCCATTGcgatatgtgtatgtatgtatgtgtatgtacatatataacGATTCAAGCTGGTATTTCTATAAGACTTTGTTTTATATATGAGTTGATAAATATTTGGTGAATTCAAGAGGCAGTTGTGTACAGACATTCTTTATTTGTCTTCCTCTGTGAATAACGGTAGTTGTTCAGTGAGTTATTCAGCACATGGGTTTGcttgctcccagcactgcaagTCTTTATGTAGATGAAACAAATGCTGTCTTGTCTGTGATTTAAATTAAAGTCATTTCGAAGTGCTTACATTGtaaaagcttttaatttttgcatgcattttgaGTCTTTTCCTTATTGCTAGGGAAATGAAAACTCTGTGTTTGGTTTGCTGGGACCTTTAATAGTGTCCCAGAAcacttgcagtatttttctttccttcagatgAGTGATGTTTTGGATCTGTTGAAAAAACTTTCCACATTGCTATTTCATTAAGTATCCAACTGTTTTATACTGAAGTTGATTACTAATACATGAACAAGAGGCAGCTTTGTAGTGTTTGCTGCCTCTTTCAGAACTTAGCAAAGCATCCTCACATGCTCCGTATTCATTTTTGCTCATTGCAGAATCTCAGCTGAATTTTTCTTATGTCAAGAAAGAGTTCTGCTTGACAGCAGTATGCTTAACCACTCGGGGTGTAGAATATCACGCTCCtctaacatttttatttagaaataatgaaaatttcaCCAACATTTCAGGTGTTGCTGCTTCCTAGAGGGAAGAGGGAGGAATCGGTTTATCTTTCattctaaaatgttttatttccctgaaaCCTTTTCAATTGAGGGTTCAAAAATTTTCCGATCCAATGGCAAAatggaggaaaagcaaacactCTCCAAATGACTACGTTAATTCtaaaggggtatttttttttgtttactttgtagagttgtttttttgtCGTTGTTTTCCCCTCAAAGATGCTATGTTAGAGACTGCAGCAGATGGGATGCTCACTCAGTCcccaggctgggagcagctccgTTGTACCctattttcattgttgtttctgctgaagTAGGCCAGAGTAGACTGGTCCTATACTACATCGTTAACCTGCAGTCTCATGTTGCTCTGTTGTTGTTCCTATGTTTCAACTGAAATATAATCATCATGTGAGGTGATGTTTTCATGTAATGCTAAAGAAACATTCTCCCCGATCTCTGCCAGCTTTGCCTTCCAGTCTATTTACTCTAcatcagaatgttttctttcctctggcTCCCTCCAGGTATTATTTCGCCTCAATTTCTTGGTTGTGGTACTGTGCATAGTGATGGACCGACCATACCAGTTCTACTACTTTGTGCCACTCGTTACTGTCTGGTTTATGATCATTTATGCCACCTTGGCTATGTGGCCTCAGATAGtccagaagaaagcaaatggtaaGATAATGCTCTTTTACCCTTCTACTCAAAAACATTTACGTGTTCCTACAGATGATAATcatgcagaaagctgctgtctTTAGATCTCAGTCTTTTTGTACAATAGTACAAACATGATAAGTGACTGTTCACAGAAATGGGTTGTTACGGATGAATGATATATCAgttgaaaaagtaaaacagcTGATAACATCTATCTCTGGTTATAGTCGTATAGGATTCTTTTTAACAGCTTTGACCATCAGAAATGTATTCTATCAAGAGCTGTAGCACTAATAAATGAAAGCTAAAAACATAGATTGCACTGTCTTTGCTAGCTGAAATTACTGCTACAGTGCAAGGACTGGTGCAGCATGAGCAGTGAGCATCTGCACATTGCCATTCTGGATTGCCAATGTGCTGATCCATCCTGAGTGCTGATTCTGCCTTGTCCTGCCAAATAAGGGCTTGAGGCTTATCTTTAGCCCCTTAGATTAAGGGAACTGTACAAAGTATTTCTTGGGatgtaaaaaatagaaatagaaattgaAGTGAAATCCCAGTTTTTCATGGATTATAGTTCAGAGAAGAGCTGTCACCTTGTGGTAAATGCTTGTTAATTAATTCACCTAAATTAGAACCTACAACCCTAAGAGTCTTAGATTCTCTTTCCCAGTGTAGAGAGTAAAATGCAAGTTTTACAGTCTGCAGATAGAAAAATGCATCAAACGTGTGCCAGGAAGAGGTGTTGGAATAGACTTGAGGTGTTGGAGTAGACCTGAGTAGACTTTAGTATTAATTGACAGCTTTGAGGAACAGTTTCTCTGTCTTGTCTTAAGAAGACACTTGTCCTTAATGTACTCCAGAGCTCAATTGCCCATCAGCTGATACCCCTGAGTTTCATGATATATGCTCTACTTATTTCACATAACAAAAGCTGATGgatactatttattttttgctcaaCTAAAATAAGAGATGCCTATGTTGAACGTTTGGGAAAGCAGAGGCTTTAGAATGCTATTTCTGTTTGAAGacattctgtttctttctgtgtggaTCCTGACTCTGTTTTTAGGTTTATTAGATTGAAAATTACTataattgtttattttagttacttaatgaaaaatgtaaaatgtaaacaTCTAGGTAGTGATAAAGTATTGTTCATAATATTTGAGTATTTAATTGTGATTCTTTCCAGTACTGAGCATAGCCGCACTAAATAGTGGGCGATTACGATGAAATGTTTCCTTGTATTCACCAGTGGAAAAATGAATGACCATATATAccaattaatttctttttttcctcagggaaCTGCTTATGGCACTTTGGTTTACTGCTTAAACTGATTTGCTTACTGGCTTGTATATATTTTCTGTCATATTCTCAGGTTTGTACACTTCTCATATCCTTATTGACTAATATTAACTATTTTTACATTTGACAATATAATTAACCATTTCTACATTTTAGTGCTTGAGTATTTGCTTCTTTGTCACACATACAGAAGATAAAATGGaaccttctgtttgttttttaattggtgtggttgctggaaaacaaaaaaagcacagtttaGTGTCTTATTTCTTTGCAATGCTTGACATGTTCAATACCCTACTACAAATGTAATGAATCTGAAGGTGTACGgatgttttctttggtttagtgatgggttttttttgtatgtgtggttgtttttggtttgtttttttttaa is part of the Gallus gallus isolate bGalGal1 chromosome 2, bGalGal1.mat.broiler.GRCg7b, whole genome shotgun sequence genome and harbors:
- the CASD1 gene encoding N-acetylneuraminate 9-O-acetyltransferase isoform X1 is translated as MAGLAYTLGKREINYYFSVRSAKALALAAVLLLAACHAASRRYRGDDTCEYLLSSGRFLGEKVWQPHSCMMHKYKNSEAKSCLIDKHIVFLGDSRIRQLFYSFIKIINPQIKEEGNKHGNIPFEDKSASIKVDFLWYPEVNGSMRQRIKSWTEGSVAKPHIIVAGAATWSIKIHNGSNEALTQYKINITSIAPLLEKLAKSSDVYWILQDPVYEDMLSESRKMITNEKIDAYNEAAVRILNSSSRNSKAKVKVFSVSKLIAQETIMKSSDGLHLPESSRDMNAMILMNVYCNKIMKPIDGSCCQPQPPLTLIQKLAFCFFTLSIIGYFVISLIHRNNYRKNKSCTDLEIGEEKKPTINTPSVSTLEMLLHCFCKLGLIMTYFYLCDRANLFMKENKFYTHSSFFIPIVYILVLGVFYTENTKETKVLNREQTDEWKGWMQLVILIYHISGASTFLPVYMHIRVLVAAYLFQTGYGHFSYFWIKGDFGVYRVCQVLFRLNFLVVVLCIVMDRPYQFYYFVPLVTVWFMIIYATLAMWPQIVQKKANGNCLWHFGLLLKLICLLACIYFLSYSQGAFEKVFSFWPLSKCFELNGNVYEWWFRWKLDRYVVFHGMLFAFIYLALQKHQMISEGKGDPLFSSRVSNVLLFISIVSFLTYSIWASSCKNKAECNELHPSVSVVQILAFILIRNIPGYVRSVYSSFFAWFGKISLELFICQYHIWLAADTKGILVLIPGYPMFNVIVSTFIFVCVAHEISQITNDLAQIVVPKDNSTLLKRLLCIAGFFSGLLFFSAMQEQSRH
- the CASD1 gene encoding N-acetylneuraminate 9-O-acetyltransferase isoform X2 codes for the protein MRQRIKSWTEGSVAKPHIIVAGAATWSIKIHNGSNEALTQYKINITSIAPLLEKLAKSSDVYWILQDPVYEDMLSESRKMITNEKIDAYNEAAVRILNSSSRNSKAKVKVFSVSKLIAQETIMKSSDGLHLPESSRDMNAMILMNVYCNKIMKPIDGSCCQPQPPLTLIQKLAFCFFTLSIIGYFVISLIHRNNYRKNKSCTDLEIGEEKKPTINTPSVSTLEMLLHCFCKLGLIMTYFYLCDRANLFMKENKFYTHSSFFIPIVYILVLGVFYTENTKETKVLNREQTDEWKGWMQLVILIYHISGASTFLPVYMHIRVLVAAYLFQTGYGHFSYFWIKGDFGVYRVCQVLFRLNFLVVVLCIVMDRPYQFYYFVPLVTVWFMIIYATLAMWPQIVQKKANGNCLWHFGLLLKLICLLACIYFLSYSQGAFEKVFSFWPLSKCFELNGNVYEWWFRWKLDRYVVFHGMLFAFIYLALQKHQMISEGKGDPLFSSRVSNVLLFISIVSFLTYSIWASSCKNKAECNELHPSVSVVQILAFILIRNIPGYVRSVYSSFFAWFGKISLELFICQYHIWLAADTKGILVLIPGYPMFNVIVSTFIFVCVAHEISQITNDLAQIVVPKDNSTLLKRLLCIAGFFSGLLFFSAMQEQSRH